Proteins co-encoded in one Actinomadura luteofluorescens genomic window:
- a CDS encoding IS256 family transposase: protein MDVQLAAELIEKAKAQGVSLVGPDGLLAGITKTVLQAALEAEMSEHLGYDKGERPAEPIGNHRNGSSSKTVSTEVGPVQIQVPRDRSGEFEPQIVPKHARRIAGFDESIISLYAKGLTTGEIRAHLAEIYQVEVSRDLISRVTDKVVAEMEAWRARPLDGVYPVVLIDALYVKIREGQVANRPIYAALGINCHGERDVLGLWVGTGGEGAKHWMTVLAELRNRGVRDVCIACCDGLKGLPEAIEEIWPQATVQQCVVHLVRSSLRYASKTHWSRLTRDLRQIYTAPTESAAQQRFAEFEAEWGDRYPAIVRLWRDAWPTFTPFLAFPAEIRKIVYTTNAIESLNARFRQATRRRGHFPTEQAALKVLYLVIRQPLKNRPNVTGKTPGWKAALNALALHYGDRITLN, encoded by the coding sequence TTGGATGTGCAGCTCGCGGCCGAGCTGATCGAGAAGGCGAAGGCGCAGGGGGTGTCGCTGGTCGGGCCGGACGGGCTGCTGGCCGGGATCACCAAGACGGTGCTGCAGGCCGCGCTGGAGGCCGAGATGAGCGAGCATCTGGGCTATGACAAGGGAGAACGTCCGGCCGAGCCGATCGGCAACCACCGCAACGGCAGCTCGTCCAAAACGGTGTCGACCGAGGTCGGGCCCGTCCAGATCCAGGTTCCGCGGGACCGGTCGGGTGAGTTCGAGCCGCAGATCGTGCCCAAGCACGCCCGCCGGATCGCCGGGTTCGACGAGTCGATCATCTCGCTGTATGCCAAGGGCCTGACCACCGGCGAGATCCGTGCGCACCTGGCCGAGATCTACCAGGTCGAGGTCTCCCGCGACCTGATCTCGCGCGTCACCGACAAGGTCGTGGCCGAGATGGAGGCCTGGCGAGCACGGCCGCTGGACGGGGTGTATCCGGTGGTGCTGATCGACGCGCTGTATGTGAAGATCCGCGAAGGCCAGGTGGCCAACCGTCCGATCTATGCGGCGCTGGGCATCAACTGCCACGGCGAGCGGGACGTGCTGGGCCTATGGGTGGGCACCGGTGGTGAGGGCGCCAAGCACTGGATGACCGTGCTGGCCGAACTGCGCAACCGCGGCGTGCGGGATGTGTGCATCGCCTGCTGCGATGGACTCAAGGGCCTGCCGGAGGCGATCGAGGAGATCTGGCCGCAGGCCACCGTCCAGCAGTGCGTGGTGCACCTGGTCCGCTCCTCGCTGCGTTACGCGTCCAAGACGCACTGGAGCCGGCTCACCCGCGACCTGCGGCAGATCTACACCGCCCCGACCGAGTCAGCCGCCCAGCAGCGGTTCGCCGAGTTCGAGGCCGAGTGGGGCGACCGCTACCCGGCGATCGTCCGGCTGTGGCGGGACGCCTGGCCGACGTTCACGCCGTTCCTGGCGTTCCCGGCCGAGATCCGCAAGATCGTCTACACCACCAACGCGATCGAGAGCCTGAACGCCCGGTTCCGCCAGGCCACCCGCCGACGCGGGCACTTCCCCACCGAGCAGGCCGCACTCAAGGTCCTCTACCTGGTCATCCGCCAGCCGCTGAAGAACCGGCCGAACGTCACCGGCAAAACCCCCGGCTGGAAGGCAGCCCTGAACGCCCTGGCGCTGCACTACGGTGACCGCATCACCCTGAACTGA
- a CDS encoding helix-turn-helix domain-containing protein, with the protein MPKDARATRHALIHAGAHLFAAHGIDATRTRDIVALAGQANDSAVTYHFGSRDGLLNAILRAGITRMEPARTATLPTLHPDHPHVIVDAIVRPTANELRTPHGRDFLRITAQLAGRAGIRDHRPPPLLHDTALQQQLHLLETACRATLPEPLALERITLFIAFLTAALADRATRTHPPGTPPPHPDHHTFTTDLTAMLTAALQAPHPNPFA; encoded by the coding sequence GTGCCGAAAGACGCAAGAGCCACCCGCCACGCCCTCATCCACGCCGGCGCCCACCTCTTCGCCGCCCACGGCATCGACGCCACCCGCACCCGCGACATCGTCGCCCTCGCCGGACAAGCCAACGACTCCGCCGTCACCTACCACTTCGGCTCCCGCGACGGCCTCCTCAACGCCATCCTCCGCGCAGGCATCACCCGCATGGAACCCGCCCGCACCGCCACCCTCCCCACACTCCACCCAGACCACCCCCACGTCATCGTCGACGCCATCGTCCGCCCCACCGCCAACGAACTCCGCACCCCCCACGGCCGCGACTTCCTCCGCATCACCGCCCAACTCGCCGGCCGCGCCGGAATCCGCGACCACCGCCCCCCGCCCCTCCTCCACGACACCGCCCTCCAACAACAACTCCACCTCCTCGAAACCGCCTGCCGCGCCACCCTCCCCGAACCCCTCGCCCTCGAACGCATCACCCTCTTCATCGCCTTCCTCACCGCCGCCCTCGCCGACCGCGCCACCCGCACCCACCCACCCGGCACACCCCCGCCCCACCCCGACCACCACACCTTCACCACCGACCTCACCGCCATGCTCACCGCCGCCCTCCAAGCCCCCCACCCAAACCCGTTTGCCTAA
- a CDS encoding cytochrome P450: MADVYDPFDPGFQADPYPAYRRLRDGEPVHRHGEPPFWALSRFEDVWAATRDAETFSSAQGLTFHPDEIGTLGLAPTIVMLDPPRHAVLRRLISHGFTPRRTAALEDLLRGFVRSRIAVMERTAADGGTPDLHRDFSSPLPTFALAHLLGVPEADRARFDPWVSALTTLQDEGFGLRSLRDGAVNAVAEMFGYFTDVINARRADPSDDLVSALTAAEVDGERLTDWDVLGFCFVMVAGGNDTTGNLISHGVALLDGDHGQRERLAADPSLIPNALVEFLRLESSVQALARTTTRPVTLHGTRIPEGEKVMMLFGAANRDEREFGPSAGELDVTREIPRHLGFSSGVHFCIGSHLAKLQARVALEELLQAHPHIGVDLESAERIQSPFTRGWVSLPATGIRERA, encoded by the coding sequence GTGGCGGACGTCTACGACCCTTTCGATCCCGGCTTCCAGGCCGATCCCTATCCGGCGTACCGGCGGCTCCGGGACGGCGAGCCGGTGCACCGGCACGGTGAGCCGCCGTTCTGGGCGCTGTCGCGGTTCGAGGACGTCTGGGCGGCGACGCGGGACGCGGAGACGTTCTCGTCGGCGCAGGGCCTGACGTTCCATCCGGACGAGATCGGCACGCTGGGCCTTGCCCCGACGATCGTGATGCTGGATCCGCCGCGGCACGCGGTGCTGCGGCGCCTGATCAGCCACGGGTTCACGCCGCGCCGGACGGCCGCGCTCGAAGACCTCCTGCGGGGGTTCGTCCGGTCCCGGATCGCGGTGATGGAGCGCACGGCCGCCGACGGTGGGACGCCGGACCTGCACCGGGACTTCTCCTCGCCGCTGCCGACGTTCGCGCTGGCGCACCTGCTCGGCGTCCCGGAGGCCGACCGCGCGCGGTTCGATCCGTGGGTGTCCGCCCTCACGACGTTGCAGGACGAGGGGTTCGGCCTGCGCTCGTTGCGGGACGGGGCGGTGAACGCGGTGGCGGAGATGTTCGGCTACTTCACCGACGTGATCAACGCGCGCCGCGCCGACCCGTCCGACGACCTGGTCAGCGCGCTGACGGCGGCGGAGGTGGACGGGGAGCGCCTCACCGACTGGGACGTTCTCGGGTTCTGCTTCGTCATGGTGGCGGGCGGCAACGACACGACCGGGAACCTGATCTCGCACGGCGTGGCGCTGCTGGACGGCGACCACGGGCAGCGCGAGCGCCTGGCGGCCGATCCGTCACTGATCCCGAACGCCCTGGTGGAGTTCCTGCGCCTGGAGAGCTCCGTCCAGGCGCTGGCCCGGACGACCACGCGCCCGGTCACGCTGCACGGGACGCGGATCCCGGAGGGCGAGAAGGTGATGATGCTGTTCGGGGCGGCGAACCGGGACGAGCGCGAGTTCGGCCCGTCCGCGGGCGAACTGGACGTCACCCGTGAGATCCCGCGCCATCTGGGCTTCTCCAGCGGCGTGCACTTCTGCATCGGGTCGCACCTGGCGAAGCTCCAGGCCCGCGTCGCGCTGGAGGAGCTTCTCCAGGCCCATCCCCACATCGGAGTGGACCTGGAGAGCGCCGAGCGCATCCAGTCGCCCTTCACCCGCGGCTGGGTCTCGCTACCGGCCACGGGCATCAGGGAGCGGGCGTGA
- a CDS encoding carbonic anhydrase, producing MQPLIDHARLAPQRQGGHPSGGAQAPAPQAMFIACSDARLVPTQLTGARPGELFELRTAGNVIPPHRIGRLTAEAATVEYAVNVLRITDMILCGHTQCGAVQARTRSQAPRTAPTMWLWLLQTHHWRRLHTPDADPGHQHLLAQADKLRRYPAVTRSLRAGRLRMHLWYYDLATATVSACQEDGAFVPL from the coding sequence ATGCAACCCCTCATCGACCATGCCCGGCTCGCCCCGCAGCGCCAGGGCGGCCACCCGTCCGGCGGTGCCCAGGCCCCGGCGCCGCAGGCGATGTTCATCGCCTGCTCCGACGCCCGGCTCGTCCCGACGCAGCTGACCGGCGCCCGCCCGGGAGAACTGTTCGAACTGCGCACCGCCGGCAACGTCATCCCGCCGCACCGGATCGGACGGCTCACCGCCGAGGCCGCCACCGTGGAATACGCCGTCAACGTCCTGCGCATCACCGACATGATCCTGTGCGGCCACACCCAGTGCGGCGCCGTCCAGGCGCGGACCCGCTCACAGGCCCCGCGCACGGCCCCGACGATGTGGCTGTGGCTGCTCCAGACCCACCACTGGCGCCGCCTGCACACCCCCGACGCGGACCCCGGGCACCAGCATCTGCTCGCCCAGGCGGACAAGCTGCGGCGCTACCCGGCGGTGACCAGGAGCCTGCGCGCCGGACGCCTGCGCATGCACCTCTGGTACTACGACCTCGCCACCGCGACGGTCTCGGCCTGCCAGGAGGACGGGGCCTTCGTCCCGCTCTGA
- the pruA gene encoding L-glutamate gamma-semialdehyde dehydrogenase, with protein MDAVTNVPTPANEPVRGYAPGSAERARLEAKLAELTAETPIDLPMTIGGERRLGAGAKVAVVQPHRHASVLGTFGTATEQDARDAVAAALEAAPAWRSMAFDDRAAIFLRAADLLAGPWRETLLAATMLGQSKTVQQAEIDSPCELVDFWRFNVHFARRILAEQPISGPGVWNRSDHRPLEGFVYAITPFNFTAIAANLPTAPALMGNVVVWKPSPTQTYSAVLLMRLLEEAGLPPGVINLVTGDGLAVSDVALQHPDLAGIHFTGSTATFQHLWKTVGANIEKYRSYPRVVGETGGKDFVVAHPSADPAVLKTALVRGAFEYQGQKCSAASRAYVPRSIWENGFKEELAAEVDGLTMGDVADLSNFMGAVIDERAFAKNKAAIERAQGDPDVEIVAGGTCDDSVGYFVRPTVLVSGDPENEIFRTEYFGPVLGVHVYDDEQYDAMLAQMESVADYALTGAVIATDRAAAAHTAEVLRYAAGNFYINDKPTGAVVGQQPFGGARASGTNDKAGSVFNLLRWTSPRSIKETFVPPTDYRYPHMG; from the coding sequence ATGGACGCCGTCACCAACGTTCCGACGCCGGCGAACGAGCCGGTGCGCGGCTATGCGCCCGGCAGCGCCGAGCGGGCCCGGCTGGAGGCCAAGCTCGCCGAGCTGACCGCCGAGACCCCGATCGACCTGCCCATGACGATCGGCGGCGAGCGGCGGCTCGGGGCGGGCGCCAAGGTCGCCGTCGTCCAGCCGCACCGGCACGCGTCGGTCCTCGGCACGTTCGGCACCGCCACCGAGCAGGACGCGCGCGACGCCGTCGCCGCGGCGCTGGAGGCCGCGCCCGCGTGGCGGTCGATGGCCTTCGACGACCGCGCCGCGATCTTCCTGCGGGCCGCCGACCTGCTCGCCGGGCCGTGGCGGGAGACGCTGCTGGCCGCGACGATGCTCGGGCAGTCCAAGACCGTCCAGCAGGCGGAGATCGACAGCCCCTGCGAGCTGGTCGACTTCTGGCGCTTCAACGTGCACTTCGCCCGGCGGATCCTCGCCGAGCAGCCGATCAGCGGCCCCGGCGTGTGGAACCGGTCCGACCACCGGCCGCTGGAGGGCTTCGTCTACGCGATCACCCCGTTCAACTTCACCGCGATCGCCGCGAACCTGCCGACCGCGCCCGCCCTGATGGGCAACGTCGTGGTGTGGAAGCCGTCGCCCACGCAGACCTACTCCGCCGTCCTGCTCATGAGGCTGCTGGAGGAGGCCGGGCTCCCGCCGGGCGTCATCAACCTGGTGACCGGTGACGGGCTCGCGGTGTCGGACGTGGCGCTCCAGCACCCCGACCTCGCCGGAATCCACTTCACCGGCTCCACCGCGACGTTCCAGCACCTGTGGAAGACCGTCGGCGCCAACATCGAGAAGTACCGGAGCTACCCGCGGGTCGTGGGGGAGACGGGCGGCAAGGACTTCGTCGTCGCGCACCCGTCCGCCGACCCGGCCGTGCTGAAGACGGCGCTCGTCCGCGGCGCCTTCGAGTACCAGGGCCAGAAGTGCTCCGCCGCGTCCCGCGCCTACGTCCCGCGCTCCATCTGGGAGAACGGGTTCAAGGAGGAGCTGGCCGCCGAGGTCGACGGCCTCACCATGGGCGACGTCGCCGACCTGTCCAACTTCATGGGCGCCGTCATCGACGAGCGGGCCTTCGCCAAGAACAAGGCCGCCATCGAGCGCGCCCAGGGCGACCCGGACGTCGAGATCGTGGCCGGCGGGACCTGCGACGACTCCGTCGGGTACTTCGTGAGGCCGACCGTGCTCGTGTCCGGTGACCCCGAGAACGAGATCTTCCGGACCGAGTACTTCGGGCCGGTCCTCGGCGTCCACGTGTACGACGACGAGCAGTACGACGCGATGCTCGCCCAGATGGAGTCGGTCGCCGACTACGCCCTGACCGGCGCGGTCATCGCCACCGACCGGGCCGCGGCGGCGCACACCGCCGAGGTGCTCCGGTACGCGGCGGGCAACTTCTACATCAACGACAAGCCCACCGGCGCCGTCGTCGGGCAGCAGCCGTTCGGCGGCGCGCGGGCCTCCGGCACCAACGACAAGGCCGGCTCGGTGTTCAACCTGCTGCGCTGGACGTCCCCGCGCTCCATCAAGGAGACGTTCGTCCCGCCGACCGACTACCGGTACCCGCACATGGGGTAG
- a CDS encoding proline dehydrogenase family protein, translating into MLSPLLLAAARSGRMRDVLTSVPLTRGVVDRFVAGDDLDAALEATGELRGGGLEVTLDHLGEDTREPAQARATRDAYLRLFEAFEERGLAGGSDASVKLSALGQALPGDLALDHAREICSAAGRVGMTVTLDMEDHTTVDSTLEVLGKLRVDFPWVGVAVQAMLRRTEGDLRDLVGEGSRVRLVKGAYAEPASVAFQSRHEVDRAYVRALRRLMTGDGYPMVASHDPRIIEIALSLAAERSPASYEFQMLYGIRAAEQRRLAQAHRMRVYVPYGADWYGYFMRRLAERPANLTFFLRSFVSR; encoded by the coding sequence ATGCTCAGCCCGCTTCTCCTCGCCGCCGCGCGCAGCGGACGGATGCGCGATGTCCTCACCTCCGTGCCGCTGACCAGGGGCGTCGTCGACCGGTTCGTCGCCGGTGACGATCTCGACGCCGCGCTCGAGGCCACCGGCGAACTGCGGGGCGGCGGGCTGGAGGTCACCCTCGACCATCTGGGGGAGGACACCCGCGAACCCGCCCAGGCGCGGGCGACCCGGGACGCCTACCTGCGGCTGTTCGAGGCGTTCGAGGAGCGGGGGCTCGCCGGGGGCTCCGACGCGTCGGTGAAGCTGTCCGCGCTCGGGCAGGCGCTGCCCGGCGACCTCGCGCTCGACCACGCGCGGGAGATCTGCTCCGCGGCGGGACGGGTCGGCATGACCGTCACCCTCGACATGGAGGACCACACGACCGTGGACTCCACGCTGGAGGTCCTCGGGAAGCTGCGGGTCGACTTCCCCTGGGTCGGGGTCGCCGTCCAGGCGATGCTGCGGCGCACCGAGGGCGACCTGCGGGACCTCGTGGGCGAGGGGTCGCGCGTGCGGCTGGTCAAGGGCGCGTACGCCGAGCCCGCGTCGGTCGCGTTCCAGAGCAGGCACGAGGTGGACCGCGCGTACGTCCGGGCGCTGCGGCGGCTCATGACGGGCGACGGGTACCCGATGGTCGCCAGCCACGACCCGCGGATCATCGAGATCGCGCTGTCCCTGGCCGCCGAGCGGTCGCCCGCCTCCTACGAGTTCCAGATGCTCTACGGGATCCGGGCCGCCGAGCAGCGGCGGCTCGCGCAGGCCCACCGGATGCGCGTCTACGTCCCCTACGGGGCCGACTGGTACGGCTACTTCATGCGGCGGCTCGCCGAGCGGCCCGCCAACCTCACCTTCTTCCTCCGTTCGTTCGTCTCCCGCTAA
- a CDS encoding PucR family transcriptional regulator, translating into MALDLQEIVEEAADLLGAPATLEDRDFHLVAYAAHGDTIDPVRMDSILHRRATEAVRARFERHGIARAAGPVRIPADAALGQLARLCLPVRWNNVTYGYLWLLDDRQRITDPQAARAMPLCERAGLLMAREARERDDLGWKVADLLSTHPDVRTQAADDLTDAGAVDTPLTVAVLRTPSPEPLNPWLLPHSVLATVWQRDHVLLLPVASAPAALARARRLLEERNAPVQTGVYSPCPTLDDVHEGWLRARVAARTAAPGETRDWTSLGVLRLLRTAGDEALAQTTQTPGTERLLEHKDLAATARTYLDLAGNVQETAKTLNIHRQTLYHRLRRIEELTSLTLTDGQDRLTLHLALTLAGHLT; encoded by the coding sequence ATGGCACTCGACCTCCAGGAGATCGTGGAAGAGGCGGCCGACCTCCTGGGCGCGCCCGCGACCCTGGAGGACCGCGATTTCCACCTGGTCGCCTACGCCGCGCACGGCGACACGATCGACCCCGTCCGGATGGACTCGATCCTGCACCGCCGCGCCACCGAGGCCGTCCGCGCCCGCTTCGAGCGCCACGGCATCGCCCGCGCGGCGGGCCCCGTCCGCATCCCGGCGGACGCCGCGCTGGGCCAGCTCGCCCGCCTGTGCCTGCCGGTCCGCTGGAACAACGTCACCTACGGCTACCTCTGGCTGCTGGACGACCGGCAGCGCATCACCGACCCCCAGGCGGCCAGGGCGATGCCCCTGTGCGAGCGCGCGGGCCTCCTCATGGCCCGCGAGGCCCGCGAGCGCGACGACCTCGGCTGGAAGGTCGCCGACCTCCTGTCCACGCACCCCGACGTCCGGACCCAGGCCGCCGACGACCTCACCGACGCGGGGGCGGTCGACACCCCCCTCACCGTGGCGGTCCTGCGCACCCCGAGCCCCGAGCCCCTGAACCCGTGGCTGCTCCCCCACTCCGTCCTGGCGACGGTGTGGCAGCGCGACCACGTCCTGCTCCTCCCCGTGGCCAGCGCCCCGGCCGCCCTGGCCCGCGCACGCCGCCTGCTGGAAGAACGCAACGCCCCCGTCCAGACGGGCGTGTACTCCCCCTGCCCCACCTTGGACGACGTCCACGAAGGCTGGCTTCGAGCCCGCGTGGCGGCCCGCACCGCCGCCCCGGGCGAGACCCGCGACTGGACGTCCCTGGGCGTCCTGCGCCTACTCCGCACGGCAGGCGACGAGGCCCTGGCCCAGACGACCCAAACCCCGGGAACCGAACGCCTCCTGGAACACAAGGACCTCGCCGCGACGGCCCGCACCTACCTGGACCTGGCAGGCAACGTCCAGGAGACCGCGAAGACCCTGAACATCCACCGCCAGACCCTCTACCACCGCCTGCGCCGCATAGAGGAGCTGACGTCCCTCACCCTCACCGACGGCCAGGACCGCCTGACCCTGCACCTGGCCCTGACACTCGCCGGCCACCTCACCTGA
- a CDS encoding acyl-CoA synthetase, protein MSVVDRARRHSVGDLLHRTARRDPRKLAVVSGELRVTYAEFDAAVNRAAHALAARGLGKGDRLALLSHNCWQYAVTVFATARLGVVLVPVNFMLNAEEIAYILGHSGASGIIAEDALAATAQKALDAAGVQDGVRGWIPLSGAAPGDGWEDVDAWWRDGPSTAPDVQVEDDDPLRIMYTSGTESRPKGVVLTSRSLVSQYVSCVIDGEMGADDVEAHTLPMYHCAQLDCFFSVDVYLGATSIILPGPDPAALLETIEREKVTKLFCPPTVWISLLRHPDFDRRDLSSLRKGYYGASPMPVEVLRELMRRLPDVRLWNFYGQTEMAPLATILKPHEQLDRAGSAGRAAINVETMLVDDEGEPVKAGEVGEIVHRSPHAALGYYRDEEKTAEAFRDGWFHSGDLGIMTEDGYLSVVDRKKDMIKTGGENVASREVEEAVYEMDGVAEVAVFGISHPHWIEAVTAVVVPKPGAALTVDDIHAHARERLAPYKRPKYVVLADALPKNPSGKILKRDLRERHAGLAVR, encoded by the coding sequence GTGTCGGTCGTTGATCGGGCTCGTCGGCACTCGGTGGGGGATCTGCTGCATCGGACGGCGCGGCGGGATCCTCGGAAGCTGGCCGTCGTCAGCGGGGAGCTGCGGGTCACGTACGCGGAGTTCGACGCCGCGGTGAACCGGGCCGCGCACGCGCTGGCGGCGCGGGGGCTCGGCAAGGGGGACCGGCTCGCGCTGCTCAGCCACAACTGCTGGCAGTACGCCGTCACCGTGTTCGCCACGGCCAGGCTCGGCGTGGTGCTCGTCCCCGTGAACTTCATGCTGAACGCCGAGGAGATCGCCTACATCCTCGGGCATTCGGGGGCGTCCGGGATCATCGCGGAGGACGCGCTCGCCGCGACCGCGCAGAAGGCGCTCGACGCGGCCGGCGTCCAGGACGGGGTGCGCGGATGGATCCCGCTGTCGGGCGCCGCGCCGGGCGACGGGTGGGAGGACGTCGACGCCTGGTGGCGCGACGGGCCCTCCACGGCGCCGGACGTCCAGGTCGAGGACGACGACCCGCTGCGGATCATGTACACCTCGGGGACCGAGTCGCGGCCCAAGGGAGTGGTGCTGACCAGCCGGTCCCTCGTCAGCCAGTACGTGAGCTGCGTGATCGACGGCGAGATGGGCGCCGACGACGTCGAGGCGCACACGCTGCCGATGTACCACTGCGCGCAGCTCGACTGCTTCTTCTCCGTCGACGTCTACCTGGGCGCCACCAGCATCATCCTGCCGGGGCCCGACCCGGCGGCGCTGCTGGAGACCATCGAGCGGGAGAAGGTCACCAAGCTCTTCTGCCCGCCGACCGTCTGGATCTCGCTGCTGCGCCACCCCGACTTCGACCGGCGCGACCTGTCGAGCCTGCGCAAGGGCTACTACGGGGCGTCGCCCATGCCCGTCGAGGTGCTCCGGGAGCTGATGCGGCGCCTGCCCGACGTGCGGCTGTGGAACTTCTACGGGCAGACGGAGATGGCTCCGCTCGCCACCATCCTCAAGCCGCACGAGCAGCTCGACCGGGCCGGCAGCGCCGGACGCGCGGCCATCAACGTGGAGACCATGCTCGTCGACGACGAAGGCGAGCCGGTGAAGGCGGGAGAGGTCGGCGAGATCGTCCACCGCAGCCCCCACGCCGCGCTCGGGTACTACCGCGACGAGGAGAAGACCGCCGAGGCCTTCCGGGACGGGTGGTTCCACTCCGGCGACCTCGGGATCATGACCGAGGACGGCTACCTGTCGGTGGTCGACCGCAAGAAGGACATGATCAAGACCGGGGGCGAGAACGTCGCCAGCCGCGAGGTCGAGGAGGCCGTCTACGAGATGGACGGGGTGGCCGAGGTCGCCGTCTTCGGGATCAGCCACCCGCACTGGATCGAAGCCGTCACCGCGGTGGTCGTGCCGAAGCCCGGTGCCGCGCTGACCGTGGACGACATCCATGCCCACGCTCGCGAGCGGCTCGCCCCCTACAAGCGCCCCAAGTACGTCGTTCTCGCGGACGCGCTGCCCAAGAACCCCAGCGGCAAGATCCTCAAGCGGGATCTGCGGGAGCGGCACGCCGGCCTCGCCGTCAGGTGA
- a CDS encoding YlbL family protein — MSRRAATLTLASVLVLVLAVIGSVMRVPYVALMPGPTSNTLGTNDKGQPLIRIEGRQTYPDQGHLNFTTVTYRGGPGGRIDLFTALRGWIAGDTAIVPEETIFPKNESPKQVDQENTRAMQDSQQNAEAAALHELGVPVTTRVVVDGVQKGRPADGVLEPGDEINALDGAAVTSVSQVTGTMAKRPIGAPVTLDYTRDGKKAKATLKTVADPSGKRAVVGIVLSDQYKFPFKIDISIGDIGGPSAGLMFSLAIVDKLTPGPLTQGKFIAGTGTITPDGKVGPIGGIQQKMIAARRAGATVFLTPKDNCADAAGSRPDGLRLVRADTLHDAVQSLNALTSGKGTVPACTR, encoded by the coding sequence ATGTCTCGTCGTGCCGCCACGCTCACCCTCGCGAGCGTGCTCGTCCTCGTGCTCGCCGTCATCGGCTCCGTCATGCGCGTCCCCTACGTCGCCCTGATGCCCGGCCCCACGAGCAACACCCTCGGCACGAACGACAAAGGCCAGCCCCTCATCAGGATCGAAGGCCGCCAGACCTACCCCGACCAGGGCCACCTCAACTTCACCACCGTCACCTACCGCGGCGGCCCCGGCGGACGCATCGACCTGTTCACCGCCCTGCGCGGCTGGATCGCCGGCGACACCGCCATCGTCCCCGAAGAGACGATCTTCCCGAAGAACGAGTCGCCCAAGCAGGTCGACCAGGAGAACACCCGGGCGATGCAGGACTCCCAGCAGAACGCCGAAGCCGCCGCCCTCCACGAACTCGGCGTCCCCGTCACCACCCGCGTCGTCGTCGACGGCGTCCAGAAGGGCCGCCCCGCCGACGGCGTCCTCGAACCCGGCGACGAGATCAACGCCCTCGACGGCGCCGCCGTCACCAGCGTCTCCCAGGTCACCGGCACCATGGCCAAACGCCCCATCGGCGCCCCCGTCACCCTCGACTACACCCGCGACGGCAAGAAGGCCAAGGCCACCCTCAAGACCGTCGCCGACCCCAGCGGCAAACGCGCCGTCGTCGGCATCGTCCTGTCCGACCAGTACAAGTTCCCCTTCAAGATCGACATCAGCATCGGCGACATCGGCGGCCCCTCCGCCGGCCTCATGTTCTCCCTCGCCATCGTCGACAAACTCACCCCCGGCCCCCTCACCCAGGGCAAGTTCATCGCCGGCACCGGCACCATCACCCCCGACGGCAAGGTCGGCCCCATCGGCGGCATCCAGCAGAAGATGATCGCCGCCCGCAGGGCCGGCGCCACCGTCTTCCTCACCCCCAAGGACAACTGCGCCGACGCCGCCGGCTCCCGCCCCGACGGCCTCCGCCTCGTCCGCGCCGACACCCTCCACGACGCCGTCCAATCCCTCAACGCCCTCACAAGCGGCAAAGGCACCGTCCCCGCCTGCACCCGCTGA
- a CDS encoding molybdenum cofactor biosynthesis protein MoaE, translating to MSQSATGGDAIRLIGVRDTPLSIDEVYAAVGAPGAGGTAVFAGTVRDTDHARAVTALSYSAHPTAERELRAVMEKVAADYPVLGLAALHRVGDLRIGDIAVVVAASCPHREEAFAACRRLIDDLKAHVPIWKHQTFADGGDEWVGAC from the coding sequence GTGAGCCAAAGCGCTACCGGCGGGGACGCCATCCGGCTGATCGGCGTCCGCGACACGCCCCTGTCCATCGACGAGGTGTACGCCGCCGTCGGCGCCCCCGGCGCCGGCGGCACCGCCGTCTTCGCCGGCACCGTCCGCGACACCGACCACGCCCGCGCCGTCACCGCGCTCTCCTACAGCGCCCACCCCACCGCCGAACGCGAACTCCGCGCCGTCATGGAGAAGGTCGCCGCCGACTACCCAGTCCTCGGCCTCGCCGCCCTCCACCGTGTCGGAGACCTCCGCATCGGCGACATCGCCGTCGTCGTCGCCGCGTCCTGCCCCCACCGCGAAGAAGCCTTCGCCGCCTGCCGCCGCCTCATCGACGACCTCAAGGCCCACGTCCCCATCTGGAAGCACCAGACCTTCGCCGACGGGGGAGACGAGTGGGTCGGAGCCTGCTGA